A window of Kribbella sp. NBC_00382 genomic DNA:
CGCGGCGCGCAGCCCCTCGTCGGTGAAGGTCGGTGGCAGCCGGACGTCGACCACCGCGATGTCCGGCTGGTGCTCGGCCACCGCCTTGGCGAACTCGTCCGCGTCACCCGCGACAGCGGCCACCTCGAACCCGGAGTTGCCCAGCAGCAGGCCGAGCCCCTTGGCAAGGATCGGGTTGTCCTCGAGGATCACTACGCGCACGGCAGGATCACCTCGACCGTCGTCGGCCCACCGATGGGGCTCTGCAGTTCGATCTGACCGTCGATGGCTTCCACGCGATGCACCATGCCACGCAGCCCGCTCCCCCGGCCCAGCAGGTCGGCCTCCTCGTTGATCCGGGCGCCGCCGATGCCGTCGTCCGTGACGGCCAGGTAGAGCTCAGGGCCGCGCCGCTCCAGCAGTACGTCGACATGGCCGGCCGCGGAGTGCTTGGTGATGTTGGTGAGGGATTCGGCGACTACGAAGTACGCAGCGGCCTCTACTGGCGCCGGGACCGTGCCGAGTTCGCCTACGCGCAGTTCAACCGGGATGGGGCTGCGGGCGCACAGTGCAGCGACCGCACCGGCCAGACCGCGGTCGGCCAGGATCGGCGGGTACATGGTTCGCAGTACGCCGCGTAGCTCGGTCATTGCTTGCTCTGCACCGTCCCTGGCATCGTCGAGGATCTTGGCGGCCTTCTCCGGGTCGTCTGCCATTACCTGCTTGGCGACCCCGATCCGCATGGCCAGCGAGACCAACTGCGCCTGCGTACCATCGTGGAGGTCCCGCTCGATCCGGCGCAGCTCAGCGCCGTGCGAGTCGACAGCACCGGCCCTGGTGCGGGTCAGCTCCTCCACCCGCTGGCTGAGCCTCGCCGTCTCCAGCTCCTGGGCACTGGGCGCCAGCAGGCCGAGTACTGCCTTGGCATGACCGCGTGCGGTGGCCGGGGCGACCCAGCCGA
This region includes:
- a CDS encoding sensor histidine kinase, which codes for MLTKILARGGPASGYLLIRYLKGITLLAALPISLLLGWFIPGATAGLVKLANSERYRASRYLKLPDAVSLPDALPRQPGDVVTLFKDKSFIRSLRLLLMPPVVIVEFFVAIFAIFSVPSAVISMVIWPFAGGDADILGVPIDSWWKALTFGPLQILVGIAFLGWVAPATARGHAKAVLGLLAPSAQELETARLSQRVEELTRTRAGAVDSHGAELRRIERDLHDGTQAQLVSLAMRIGVAKQVMADDPEKAAKILDDARDGAEQAMTELRGVLRTMYPPILADRGLAGAVAALCARSPIPVELRVGELGTVPAPVEAAAYFVVAESLTNITKHSAAGHVDVLLERRGPELYLAVTDDGIGGARINEEADLLGRGSGLRGMVHRVEAIDGQIELQSPIGGPTTVEVILPCA